A window from Heteronotia binoei isolate CCM8104 ecotype False Entrance Well chromosome 15, APGP_CSIRO_Hbin_v1, whole genome shotgun sequence encodes these proteins:
- the TAOK2 gene encoding serine/threonine-protein kinase TAO2 isoform X1 produces MPSNARAGSLKDPEVAELFFKDDPEKLFVDLREIGHGSFGAVYFARDIRNNEVVAIKKMSYSGKQSNEKWQDIIKEVKFLQKLRHPNTIEYKGCYLREHTAWLVMEYCLGSASDLLEVHKKPLQEVEIAAITHGALQGLAYLHSHNMIHRDVKAGNILLTEPGQVKLGDFGSASIIAPANSFVGTPYWMAPEVILAMDEGQYDGKVDVWSLGITCIELAERKPPLFNMNAMSALYHIAQNDSPLLQSSHWSEYFRNFVDSCLQKIPQDRPTSDVLLKHRFLLRERPQTVIMDLIQRTKDAVRELDNLQYRKMKKILFQEAQNGPNAEAPEEEEEVEQFLHRTGTINSMESSHSVPSMSISASSQSSSVNSLADASDDDDGAEIAMMQEGEHTVTSNSSVIHRLPGHDNLYDDPYQPEMEPQSSSSAARRRAYCRNRDHFATIRTASLVTRQIQEHEQDSALRDQMSGYKRMRRQHQKQLLALENKLRAELDEHQLRLDKELEAHRNNFSAEAEKLAKKHQAIFEKEAKAALTEEKKFQQHILGQQKKELGNLLESQKRQYKLRKEQLKEELQENQSTPKREKQEWLLRQKENMQHYQAEEEANLLRRQRQYFELQCRQYKRKMLLARHNLDQDLLREELNKKQTQKDLECAMLLRQHESTQELEFRHLHTVQRTRTELTRLQHQTELSNQLEYNKRREQELRQKHAMEVRQQPKSLKVGATYTPPCCQWCPEGQDVGVLEPEQGHPGVIGMDRCEAGGLASVQEQQGGPHPDGYETGDQKLWVDAESECLLTGPLDPRGHKAAVLEAGSPFYDTLGQSKHVREVLEATQGGGDDVVGSRISRPVLLRKCASGMPEPKEEPPRHEAAEYGLDEDDLELEAECIEPDWLQKGGLDLDEQSMAILVSGSRHSGNVEQDWQCLADAIPAGQEAAVVELRQRCLGLDGKDSEVLGLGSKEGQILGFRGASLEQLELYKEEVVDLELKPKFLGALEQYRGGSEFLPGARGRPGVPEPDGQETDQLDPFRCEALLYPSSLSPILEEGSLRRPGDGCPAPEDFYNQHSTSKARPLSPPVAAVLPHVLCAALALLVSAYPCAPTLLLLLAALWAQGGGFQDILLALEGALVGLGVTYTLLHSVFLLSGASFLLLAKMAGAVGVVGLSANRGRLYVPVILLASYLLASPWLFLPLYLLGAIARRSLRGFPRRARRFWLLILLRLPRPAFRILQHLGLVSERGLFRLFPKTNKGGFRSRIPVLSRQRLPPLPWHRKAVALFAKPICRLNKLLAEVICAQLPPAALKCLKGLRVLREDRPSHIPRLVAHGAKLRGHSVGSARQAIRRSRGQAAQRARKPWR; encoded by the exons ATGCCATCTAATGCCCGGGCTGGCAGCTTGAAGGACCCTGAAGTGGCTGAACTGTTCTTCAAGGATGACCCTGAGAAGCTCTTTGTTGATCTGCGGGAGATTGGACATGGCAGTTTTGGAGCAGTCTACTTT GCCCGAGACATACGCAACAATGAAGTGGTGGCCATCAAGAAGATGTCCTACAGTGGGAAACAGTCGAATGAG AAATGGCAGGACATTATCAAAGAGGTGAAGTttctgcagaagctgcggcacccAAACACCATTGAATACAAGGGCTGCTATTTACGGGAACACACGGCATGG CTGGTGATGGAATATTGCCTGGGTTCAGCCTCAGACTTGCTGGAAG TGCACAAGAAGCCTCTGCAGGAGGTAGAGATTGCAGCCATAACACACGGTGCTCTGCAGGGGCTGGCATACCTGCATTCGCACAACATGATCCACAG AGATGTGAAAGCTGGGAATATCCTGCTGACTGAGCCAGGACAGGTGAAGCTGGGGGATTTTGGCTCTGCCTCCATCATTGCTCCCGCTAACTCCTTCGTTGGCACCCCGTATTG gaTGGCTCCCGAGGTGATCCTAGCCATGGACGAGGGGCAGTATGACGGGAAGGTGGATGTCTGGTCACTTGGCATCACGTGCATTGAACTCG CGGAGCGGAAACCACCCCTTTTTAACATGAATGCTATGAGTGCCTTATACCACATCGCCCAGAATGACTCTCCCCTGCTCCAGTCCAGCCACTG gTCTGAATACTTCCGGAACTTTGTGGATTCGTGCCTGCAGAAGATTCCCCAGGACCGCCCAACCTCTGACGTGCTGCTCAAG CATCGCTTCCTCTTGCGGGAACGGCCCCAAACCGTTATCATGGACCTGATCCAGCGAACCAAGGATGCCGTGAGGGAGCTGGACAACCTGCAGTATCGCAAGATGAAGAAAATCCTTTTCCAGGAAGCACAGAACGGCCCAAATGCAGAGGCtccggaagaggaggag GAGGTGGAGCAATTCCTTCACCGGACAGGCACCATCAACAGCATGGAGAGCAGCCATTCGGTGCCCAGCATGTCTATCAGTGCCAGCAGCCAAAGCAGCAGCGTCAACAGCCTTGCAGATGCTTCCGATGACGATGACGGAGCGGAGATTGCCATGATGCAGGAAGGCGAGCACACGGTCACCTCTAACAGCTCTGTTATCCATCGTCTCCCG GGTCATGACAACCTATATGATGACCCATACCAGCCGGAGATGGAGCCCCAGAGTTCATCATCAGCTGCCCGACGCCGTGCCTACTGCCGCAATAGAGACCACTTTGCCACCATCCGTACGGCTTCCCTG GTGACGCGCCAGATCCAGGAGCACGAGCAAGATTCAGCACTGCGGGATCAGATGAGCGGCTACAAGCGGATGCGCCGTCAGCACCAAAAGCAGCTGCTGGCGCTGGAGAACAAGCTGCGTGCTGAGCTGGACGAGCACCAGCTGCGCCTCGACAAGGAGCTGGAGGCCCACCGCAACAACTTCTCCGCTGAGGCTGAGAAACTGGCCAAGAAGCATCAGGCTATTTTTGAGAAGGAG GCAAAGGCAGCCCTGACTGAGGAGAAGAAATTCCAGCAGCACATCTTGGGCCAGCAGAAGAAGGAACTGGGCAACTTGCTGGAATCCCAAAAGCGCCAGTATAAGCTACGCAAGGAGCAGCTCAAAGAG GAGCTGCAGGAGAACCAGAGCACACCCAAGCGGGAGAAGCAGGAGTGGCTGCTAAGGCAGAAAGAGAACATGCAGCATTACCAGGCTGAGGAAGAGGCCAACCTTCTGCGCCGCCAGAGGCAATACTTTGAGCTGCAGTGCCGCCAGTACAAGCGCAAGATGCTGCTCGCGCGCCACAACCTGGACCAAGACCTGCTACGAGAG GAGCTGAACAAAAAGCAGACACAGAAGGATCTGGAATGCGCTATGCTGCTACGCCAGCACGAGTCCACCCAAGAGCTGGAGTTCCGTCACTTGCACACCGTCCAGCGCACCCGCACGGAGCTCACCCGCCTGCAGCACCAAACGGAGCTCTCCAATCAGCTGGAGTACAACAAGCGCCGTGAGCAGGAGCTACGCCAGAAACATGCCATGGAGGTCCGGCAGCAGCCCAAGAGCCTCAAAGTAGGTGCTACCTACACACCGCCTTGCTGCCAGTGGTGCCCTGAAGGGCAGGATGTGGGGGTTCTGGAGCCAGAACAGGGGCACCCGGGGGTCATAGGAATGGACAGATGTGAGGCTGGAGGTTTAGCTTCTGTACAGGAACAACAGGGTGGGCCACATCCAGATGGTTATGAGACTGGGGATCAAAAACTTTGGGTAGATGCAGAATCTGAATGTCTGCTCACTGGGCCCCTAGACCCAAGAGGACACAAAGCCGCTGTTCTGGAGGCGGGCAGCCCGTTTTACGATACTCTGGGTCAGTCCAAACATGTTAGAGAGGTTCTGGAGGCCACTCAGGGCGGTGGTGATGATGTTGTAGGCTCCAGGATTTCACGTCCGGTTCTCTTAAGGAAGTGTGCAAGTGGGATGCCAGAGCCAAAGGAAGAGCCTCCCAGGCATGAGGCTGCAGAGTATGGACTCGATGAGGATGACTTAGAGCTGGAAGCCGAGTGTATTGAACCGGACTGGTTGCAAAAGGGGGGTCTGGATCTGGATGAGCAAAGCATGGCGATTTTGGTGTCGGGATCAAGGCATTCTGGAAACGTAGAGCAAGACTGGCAATGCCTGGCAGATGCCATTCCAGCTGGTCAGGAGGCTGCAGTTGTGGAACTGAGGCAGAGGTGCCTTGGGCTGGACGGGAAAGACAGTGAGGTTCTAGGTCTCGGTAGCAAAGAAGGCCAGATTCTAGGTTTCCGTGGAGCGAGTCTGGAGCAGCTAGAGCTGTACAAAGAGGAAGTTGTGGATCTAGAACTAAAGCCAAAGTTTCTTGGGGCACTGGAGCAATACAGAGGAGGTTCTGAGTTTCTGCCAGGCGCCCGGGGACGCCCAGGTGTTCCAGAGCCTGATGGGCAAGAGACTGATCAGCTAGATCCATTCAGGTGTGAAGCTCTCTTATACCCCAGTTCCTTATCTCCCATCTTGGAAGAGGGCTCCCTGCGACGCCCCGGTGATGGCTGCCCAGCCCCTGAAGATTTCTACAATCAGCACAGCACCAGCAAAGCTCGCCCTCTCTCCCCTCCAGTGGCAGCAGTTCTGCCTCATGTCCTCTGCGCGGCCTTGGCACTCTTGGTCTCTGCCTATCCGTGTGCCCcaactctccttctccttctagcTGCTCTGTGGGCCCAGGGTGGAGGGTTTCAGGACATTCTTCTGGCCCTCGAAGGAGCACTGGTGGGCCTAGGGGTCACTTACACCCTACTGCACTCTGTCTTCCTCCTCTCCGGAGCCTCCTTCCTACTTCTGGCCAAAATGGCCGGGGCGGTTGGAGTGGTAGGGCTGAGTGCCAACAGGGGGCGTCTCTACGTCCCCGTCATCCTCCTGGCTTCCTATCTTTTAGCCTCTCCCTGGCTTTTCCTGCCCCTCTACCTGTTGGGGGCGATAGCGAGGCGTAGCCTGAGAGGCTTTCCCCGCCGGGCCCGGCGCTTTTGGCTTCTAATCCTCCTGCGTCTCCCACGCCCGGCTTTCCGCATCCTTCAGCACTTGGGGCTGGTCAGCGAACGAGGCCTGTTCCGCCTCTTCCCCAAAACCAACAAAGGCGGCTTCCGTAGCCGCATCCCCGTGCTGTCCCGCCAGCGCCTGCCTCCGCTTCCTTGGCACCGCAAGGCCGTTGCCCTCTTTGCCAAACCCATCTGTCGCCTCAACAAGCTTCTGGCGGAGGTGATCTGTGCTCAGTTGCCCCCAGCTGCCCTGAAGTGCCTCAAGGGCCTGCGCGTCCTGCGTGAGGACAGACCTAGCCATATCCCCCGCCTGGTGGCCCATGGGGCCAAGCTGAGAGGACATTCCGTGGGGTCAGCCAGGCAGGCCATTAGAAGAAGTCGTGGGCAGGCAGCTCAGCGTGCCCGGAAGCCCTGGAGATAA